From Stenotrophomonas nitritireducens, the proteins below share one genomic window:
- a CDS encoding histidine phosphatase family protein, translating into MRILLARHGETPWNAEGRYQGQIDIPLSPVGEAQAKALGERLADVQITRAVASPLSRAQATAKAALGSAREGMLLTEPDLQEIAHGEWEGLLASEIDEKDPARLRAWREEPDTVLMPGGESLRQVLDRSWRGLTAAAEGLGEDDTLLVVAHDAVNRVILCRVLGLPISKLWSFRQAPTTLNLLEGPDVEHLEVVRLNDCAHHTPFFGEAKHRAL; encoded by the coding sequence ATGCGCATCCTGCTTGCCCGCCACGGCGAAACGCCGTGGAACGCCGAAGGCCGCTACCAGGGCCAGATCGACATTCCCCTCTCGCCGGTAGGCGAGGCCCAGGCCAAGGCCTTGGGTGAGCGGCTGGCCGATGTGCAGATCACCCGTGCCGTGGCCTCGCCGCTGAGCCGCGCGCAGGCCACTGCGAAGGCGGCGCTGGGCAGTGCCCGCGAGGGCATGCTGCTGACCGAGCCTGACCTTCAGGAAATCGCCCACGGCGAATGGGAAGGCTTGCTTGCGAGCGAGATCGACGAAAAAGACCCGGCGCGGCTGCGCGCCTGGCGCGAGGAACCCGATACCGTGCTGATGCCCGGCGGCGAATCGCTGCGGCAGGTGCTGGACCGCAGCTGGCGTGGCCTGACCGCCGCTGCCGAAGGGCTGGGCGAGGATGACACCCTGCTGGTGGTCGCGCATGACGCGGTCAACCGGGTGATCCTGTGCAGGGTGCTTGGCCTGCCGATCTCCAAGCTGTGGAGCTTCCGCCAGGCCCCGACCACGCTGAACCTGCTCGAAGGCCCGGACGTCGAGCATCTGGAAGTAGTGCGACTGAACGATTGCGCCCACCACACCCCGTTCTTCGGCGAAGCCAAGCACCGCGCGCTGTAA
- the folC gene encoding bifunctional tetrahydrofolate synthase/dihydrofolate synthase, producing the protein MSSARPATLEQWLAHIEQQHPQSIAMGLERVREVAERMQLGQPAAHCIVVGGTNGKGSTVAFIEAIARAAEWKVGAYTSPHLLRYNERVRIDGQDVDDASLVAGFNAVEDARGDTPLTYFEYGTLCALWLFQQAGLDLAVLEVGLGGRLDAVNIIDADVAVITTVDIDHADWLGNDREAIGEEKAGIIRGWKPVILGEIDPPSSVLRRAYVLGANAIRFGSDFFAEDIDSELWRWRDVSFRLELPQPALWAPIQRNNAATAVAALRALDKPVPRAAWAQGVADARVVGRLQRFQRNGVDVLLDVGHNPQAAAALAAALKAEPAAGRTLAVYAALADKDAAGVVDALQGQVDGWFLAGLEGARGQTAAQLRERLAGTGASTADLSASVAQALQAALGQARQGDRVLLFGSFHTVAEALPLLRSAD; encoded by the coding sequence ATGTCTTCCGCCCGTCCCGCCACGCTTGAACAGTGGCTTGCCCATATCGAACAGCAGCACCCGCAATCCATCGCGATGGGGCTGGAGCGCGTGCGCGAAGTCGCCGAGCGCATGCAGCTGGGGCAGCCGGCCGCGCACTGCATCGTGGTCGGCGGAACCAATGGCAAGGGCTCGACCGTGGCCTTCATCGAAGCCATCGCCCGTGCCGCGGAGTGGAAGGTGGGTGCGTACACCTCGCCGCATCTGCTGCGCTACAACGAACGCGTGCGCATCGATGGCCAGGACGTGGACGATGCCAGCCTGGTCGCCGGCTTCAACGCAGTCGAAGACGCACGTGGCGATACCCCGCTGACCTATTTCGAGTACGGCACGCTGTGCGCGCTGTGGCTGTTCCAGCAGGCCGGTTTGGATCTGGCGGTGCTGGAAGTCGGCCTCGGTGGCCGCCTGGACGCGGTCAACATCATCGATGCCGATGTGGCGGTGATCACCACCGTCGATATCGACCACGCCGATTGGCTGGGCAATGACCGCGAGGCCATCGGTGAGGAGAAGGCCGGCATCATCCGTGGCTGGAAGCCGGTGATCCTGGGCGAGATCGATCCCCCCTCCAGCGTACTGCGGCGCGCCTACGTGCTCGGTGCCAATGCGATCCGCTTCGGCAGCGATTTCTTTGCCGAGGACATCGATTCGGAACTGTGGCGCTGGCGCGATGTTTCCTTCCGTCTGGAGCTGCCGCAGCCGGCCTTGTGGGCGCCGATCCAGCGCAACAACGCCGCCACCGCGGTGGCCGCCTTGCGCGCGCTGGACAAGCCGGTGCCGCGCGCGGCGTGGGCACAGGGCGTCGCCGACGCGCGAGTGGTCGGGCGGCTGCAGCGTTTCCAGCGCAACGGCGTTGACGTATTGCTGGATGTAGGCCACAACCCGCAAGCTGCCGCTGCGCTGGCTGCGGCACTCAAGGCCGAGCCGGCGGCTGGCCGCACCCTGGCGGTTTATGCCGCGCTGGCCGACAAGGACGCGGCCGGGGTGGTCGATGCGCTGCAGGGCCAGGTTGATGGCTGGTTCCTGGCCGGGCTGGAAGGCGCCCGCGGGCAGACCGCCGCGCAGCTGCGCGAACGCCTGGCAGGGACTGGCGCCAGTACTGCAGATTTGTCTGCAAGTGTCGCCCAGGCGCTGCAAGCCGCACTGGGTCAGGCCCGGCAGGGCGACCGGGTGCTGCTGTTCGGCTCCTTCCATACGGTGGCCGAAGCACTGCCACTTCTCCGTTCAGCTGACTAA
- a CDS encoding SPOR domain-containing protein, with protein sequence MDTPLKQRLIGAIVLVALAVIFLPMLVKGPAPDSGVQDVPLSAPAAPGEAQFETRELPLVAPGAPAGGALGMPAAQPETGVAAAAPDPSASALPPSAAAGNYAVNFGAYASEADADAVIAHLKKSNLPGFRQADTINGRQAWRVRIGPYADRAQAELVRLEAGKVRNDVNAQVVVLNAAAETAAPAAAPAATPAAAPASTATAAAATAPVRTEALPPEPAKPVAAAPKPEPKPAAKPEAPKPEPARPVAATPAPAPAKPAVATPAAPAASNVGFAVQLGAFGQAADANALRDRARAAGFSAFVEQVRTDNGVLNRVRIGPVASREQAEQLKAQVAAKVGIAGMVRPHP encoded by the coding sequence GTGGATACTCCTCTGAAACAGCGACTGATTGGTGCCATCGTTCTGGTGGCTCTTGCCGTGATCTTCCTGCCGATGCTGGTCAAAGGCCCCGCGCCCGATAGTGGCGTACAGGACGTGCCACTGAGTGCGCCTGCGGCCCCTGGTGAGGCCCAGTTCGAAACCCGTGAACTTCCTCTGGTCGCACCCGGCGCACCCGCAGGTGGTGCCTTGGGCATGCCTGCAGCGCAGCCGGAAACCGGCGTCGCCGCAGCAGCACCGGATCCGTCGGCCAGCGCCTTGCCGCCGTCGGCGGCTGCCGGCAACTACGCGGTCAACTTTGGTGCCTATGCCAGCGAGGCCGATGCCGACGCGGTGATCGCGCATCTGAAGAAATCCAATCTGCCCGGTTTCCGCCAGGCCGACACCATCAACGGCCGCCAGGCTTGGCGTGTGCGCATCGGCCCGTATGCCGATCGTGCCCAGGCCGAGTTGGTGCGGCTGGAGGCCGGCAAGGTCCGCAACGATGTGAATGCGCAGGTGGTGGTGCTCAATGCCGCTGCCGAAACTGCGGCTCCGGCAGCAGCTCCAGCAGCGACGCCTGCTGCCGCACCGGCCAGCACCGCCACCGCTGCGGCCGCCACCGCCCCGGTGCGTACCGAGGCCTTGCCGCCGGAGCCGGCCAAGCCGGTCGCGGCAGCGCCCAAGCCCGAACCCAAGCCTGCTGCCAAACCGGAAGCGCCGAAGCCCGAGCCGGCACGTCCGGTCGCGGCAACGCCGGCGCCGGCGCCGGCCAAGCCGGCGGTCGCCACCCCGGCCGCGCCGGCCGCCAGCAATGTCGGTTTTGCCGTGCAGCTGGGTGCGTTTGGCCAGGCCGCCGACGCCAACGCGCTGCGTGACCGCGCGCGTGCGGCGGGCTTCAGCGCCTTTGTCGAACAGGTGCGCACCGACAACGGCGTGCTCAACCGCGTCCGTATCGGCCCGGTCGCCAGCCGCGAGCAGGCTGAACAGCTCAAGGCACAGGTCGCGGCCAAGGTCGGCATTGCCGGCATGGTCCGCCCGCATCCTTGA
- a CDS encoding CvpA family protein: MIDLALLALIGVSALFGLMRGLLATVLGVLNWLLAGAAAFYYGERAALLLAGQAQPSAGDYAGGYLLVFIGVLLAASLVGRLLRGVVDATVLLKWPDRLLGLALGLLRGVLFAVLAVLLLGFTSMREEAGWRQSSVLPWLQPMADKLREKLPQPPESPAMALMDLGKSVLAGDNGGPNEADAGSGLLPAPLEGTAFDPHQRSGQHDRADPAGALPSNIDPAQVRPGQLKPIRVEPQGQARPPSR; this comes from the coding sequence GTGATTGATCTGGCGCTGTTGGCGCTGATCGGCGTATCGGCCCTGTTCGGGCTGATGCGCGGCCTCTTGGCTACCGTACTGGGTGTGCTGAACTGGCTGTTGGCAGGCGCGGCAGCCTTCTACTACGGCGAGCGCGCGGCCTTGCTGCTGGCCGGCCAGGCCCAGCCCAGTGCCGGCGATTATGCCGGCGGTTACCTGCTGGTGTTCATCGGTGTGCTGCTGGCGGCCAGCCTGGTGGGGCGCCTGCTGCGCGGGGTGGTGGATGCCACGGTGCTGCTGAAATGGCCGGATCGCCTGCTGGGGCTGGCCCTGGGCCTGCTGCGTGGGGTCTTGTTCGCGGTGCTGGCGGTATTGCTGTTGGGCTTCACCTCGATGCGCGAGGAGGCCGGTTGGCGCCAGTCCAGCGTGCTGCCCTGGCTGCAGCCGATGGCCGACAAGCTGCGCGAGAAACTGCCGCAGCCACCTGAATCGCCGGCAATGGCGCTGATGGACTTGGGGAAGTCGGTGTTGGCAGGCGATAATGGCGGACCGAACGAAGCAGATGCGGGCAGTGGCTTGCTACCGGCGCCGTTGGAGGGGACAGCTTTTGATCCCCACCAGCGCAGCGGACAGCACGACCGAGCTGACCCGGCGGGGGCGTTGCCCTCCAACATCGATCCGGCGCAGGTGCGTCCGGGTCAACTCAAGCCGATACGGGTTGAGCCTCAGGGCCAGGCACGGCCACCTTCACGTTAA
- the purF gene encoding amidophosphoribosyltransferase, producing MCGIVGIVGNQNVAGQLYDGLTVLQHRGQDAAGIATADGTRLRVEKANGLVRDVFDERRMALLQGRIGIAHVRYPTAGSEGTDEAQPFYVNSPYGIALAHNGNLINTEALRRQVFEADRRNINTDSDSEVLLNVFAYELDAQRMLTPEAAIRAVAGVHRRCKGGYAVVSVVLGLGLVAFRDPHGIRPLVLGKREHAEGIEYAVASESVALDVLGFERMRDVAPGEAVVITERGELFTEICATNTQQTPCIFEYVYFARPDSMMDNVSVHKARMRMGQKLGEKILRLRPDHDIDTIIPIPDTSRDAALEMSNVLGVKYREGFVKNRYVGRTFIMPGQGERVKSVRRKLNPIHLEFRNRVVLLVDDSIVRGTTSQQIVQMARDAGARKVYLASAAPPVRYPNIYGIDMPAAEELVAHNRSVEEIEKHLGCDWLVYQDLEDLEVAVREGNPELKEFDSSCFNGEYVTGIEPGYFERIQQLRSDEAKTQRRA from the coding sequence ATGTGTGGCATCGTCGGAATCGTCGGCAACCAGAACGTCGCCGGGCAGCTTTATGACGGCCTGACCGTCCTCCAACACCGTGGCCAGGATGCGGCGGGCATCGCCACCGCCGACGGCACCCGCCTGCGCGTGGAAAAGGCCAATGGCCTGGTCCGCGATGTGTTCGACGAGCGGCGCATGGCGCTGCTGCAGGGCCGCATCGGCATCGCCCACGTGCGCTACCCTACCGCCGGTTCGGAAGGCACCGATGAGGCGCAGCCGTTCTACGTCAACTCGCCTTACGGCATCGCGCTGGCGCACAACGGCAACCTGATCAATACCGAGGCGCTGCGTCGCCAGGTGTTCGAGGCCGACCGCCGCAACATCAATACCGATTCGGACAGCGAAGTGCTGCTGAACGTGTTCGCCTACGAGCTGGACGCGCAGCGCATGCTGACCCCGGAAGCGGCCATCCGTGCCGTGGCCGGCGTGCACCGCCGCTGCAAGGGCGGCTATGCAGTGGTCAGCGTTGTGCTGGGCCTGGGCCTGGTGGCCTTCCGCGACCCGCATGGCATCCGCCCGCTGGTACTGGGCAAGCGCGAGCATGCCGAAGGCATCGAGTACGCCGTGGCCTCCGAATCGGTGGCGCTGGATGTGCTCGGCTTCGAGCGCATGCGTGATGTCGCGCCGGGCGAAGCGGTGGTCATCACCGAGCGCGGCGAGCTGTTCACCGAAATCTGCGCCACCAACACCCAGCAGACACCGTGCATCTTCGAGTACGTGTACTTCGCACGTCCGGACTCGATGATGGACAACGTGTCGGTGCACAAAGCGCGCATGCGCATGGGCCAGAAACTGGGCGAGAAGATCCTGCGCCTGCGTCCGGACCACGACATCGACACCATCATCCCGATCCCGGACACCTCGCGCGATGCCGCGCTGGAGATGTCCAACGTGCTCGGCGTGAAGTACCGCGAAGGCTTCGTCAAGAACCGCTACGTCGGCCGTACCTTCATCATGCCGGGCCAGGGCGAACGCGTTAAGTCGGTGCGGCGCAAGCTCAACCCGATCCACCTGGAGTTCCGCAACCGCGTGGTGCTGCTGGTGGACGATTCCATCGTGCGCGGCACTACCAGCCAGCAGATCGTGCAGATGGCGCGCGATGCCGGCGCACGCAAGGTCTACCTGGCCAGCGCCGCGCCGCCGGTGCGTTACCCGAACATCTACGGCATCGACATGCCGGCCGCCGAGGAATTGGTAGCCCACAACCGCAGCGTCGAGGAAATCGAAAAGCACCTGGGCTGCGATTGGCTGGTCTACCAGGACCTGGAAGACCTGGAAGTCGCCGTACGCGAAGGCAACCCGGAGCTGAAGGAATTCGATTCTTCCTGCTTCAACGGCGAATACGTCACCGGTATCGAACCCGGTTACTTCGAGCGCATCCAGCAGCTGCGTTCGGACGAAGCCAAGACCCAGCGCCGCGCATAA
- a CDS encoding ferritin-like domain-containing protein, which yields MAAADPLEKVALTQHYAARYRAGILKLPAEAPDPDPIRAPGRPPQLVLVHPRDLPRRGLGSVDGRAAFIHAIAHIELNAIDLAWDAVYRFRGLPASFYADWVSCADDESRHFVLLRERLLAHGHDYADFPAHNGLWEMCEKTAHDGLARMALVPRVLEARGLDVTPAMIGKLRSLGDATTADVLEVILREEVAHVAAGTRWYHWYCARAGVEPKARFKALLGEYAGGYLRGPFNLEARLLAGFDEDELAHLVEQAG from the coding sequence ATGGCCGCCGCCGACCCGCTTGAGAAAGTCGCGCTCACCCAGCATTACGCCGCTCGTTACCGCGCTGGCATATTGAAGCTGCCAGCAGAAGCGCCAGACCCGGATCCGATCCGCGCGCCGGGCCGCCCTCCGCAACTGGTGCTTGTGCACCCGCGCGATCTGCCGCGGCGTGGCCTGGGTTCGGTCGATGGCCGTGCCGCCTTCATTCATGCCATCGCCCACATCGAACTCAATGCCATCGACCTGGCCTGGGACGCGGTGTATCGCTTCCGCGGCTTGCCGGCCAGTTTCTACGCCGATTGGGTCAGCTGCGCGGACGACGAATCACGCCATTTCGTGCTGCTGCGTGAGCGCTTGCTGGCGCATGGCCATGACTACGCCGATTTCCCCGCCCACAATGGCCTGTGGGAAATGTGCGAGAAGACCGCGCATGACGGTCTGGCGCGCATGGCGCTGGTGCCGCGCGTGCTGGAAGCGCGCGGGCTGGATGTGACCCCGGCGATGATCGGCAAGCTGCGCTCGCTCGGCGATGCAACTACCGCCGATGTGCTGGAAGTGATCCTGCGCGAGGAGGTTGCCCACGTGGCTGCCGGCACGCGCTGGTATCACTGGTATTGCGCACGCGCTGGCGTCGAGCCGAAGGCACGCTTCAAGGCGTTGCTCGGCGAATACGCCGGCGGCTACCTGCGCGGCCCGTTCAATCTCGAAGCCCGCCTGCTGGCCGGGTTCGACGAGGATGAGCTGGCCCATCTGGTCGAACAGGCCGGCTGA
- a CDS encoding COG3650 family protein, which yields MHHHPIVAHLSVAAAGNDAIKENVMKQMLIAGAVLLALAACTGQKPASTDAGTAAPAPAPGASAEAGAKDAFPVILQAAGNEPFWAVRVDGAKLDYSTPETQASPRHFEGARAVQDGLLVVQGGEGADGFRLTLQRAECSDGMSDLKHPFTAEFVLGKDTFKGCARDPSVPVEAP from the coding sequence ATGCACCATCATCCGATCGTGGCGCACCTCAGCGTGGCCGCGGCCGGCAATGACGCAATCAAGGAGAACGTAATGAAGCAGATGTTGATCGCAGGTGCGGTGTTGTTGGCATTGGCTGCGTGTACCGGGCAGAAGCCTGCCAGCACCGATGCCGGCACTGCGGCGCCAGCACCGGCTCCGGGCGCAAGCGCTGAAGCGGGCGCCAAGGACGCGTTCCCGGTGATCCTGCAGGCCGCGGGCAATGAGCCGTTCTGGGCGGTGCGCGTGGACGGCGCCAAGCTGGACTACAGCACCCCGGAAACCCAGGCCAGCCCACGCCATTTTGAAGGCGCACGTGCCGTGCAGGACGGTCTGCTGGTGGTGCAGGGTGGCGAAGGTGCCGATGGTTTCCGGCTGACGCTGCAACGCGCCGAGTGCTCGGACGGCATGTCCGACCTGAAGCATCCGTTCACCGCCGAATTCGTGCTGGGCAAGGACACCTTCAAGGGCTGCGCCCGCGACCCGTCGGTGCCGGTGGAAGCCCCCTGA
- the lpxH gene encoding UDP-2,3-diacylglucosamine diphosphatase, giving the protein MTTLFISDLHLDPSRPAITELFLDFLRGEARQAEALYILGDLFEAWIGDDTPSTAADAVALALHEVSDAGVPVYFIRGNRDFLVGNDYAARAGMRILPDPSVITLYGRPVLLQHGDLLCTDDVAYQAFRTQSRDPAFIAQFLAQPLEARIAFAQKARAASQARQSEMKQDDNATFETVTDVAPAEVLATFQRYGVDTMIHGHTHRPAIHSVTAGDGSCTRIVLGDWYEQGSVLRVDADGFRLEALS; this is encoded by the coding sequence ATGACAACGCTGTTCATCTCCGACCTGCATCTGGACCCCAGCCGTCCAGCCATCACCGAGCTGTTCCTCGACTTCCTGCGCGGCGAAGCGCGGCAGGCCGAGGCGCTGTACATCCTTGGCGACCTGTTTGAAGCGTGGATCGGCGATGACACGCCGTCCACTGCCGCCGACGCGGTCGCGCTGGCCCTGCACGAGGTCAGCGATGCCGGCGTACCGGTGTACTTCATCCGTGGCAACCGTGACTTCCTGGTTGGCAACGACTATGCCGCACGCGCCGGCATGCGCATCCTGCCGGACCCATCAGTGATCACGCTGTACGGCCGGCCGGTGCTGCTGCAGCACGGCGATCTGCTGTGCACCGACGATGTCGCCTACCAAGCCTTCCGCACGCAGAGCCGCGACCCGGCCTTCATCGCGCAGTTCCTGGCACAGCCGCTGGAAGCGCGCATCGCCTTCGCGCAGAAGGCACGTGCGGCCAGCCAGGCGCGCCAGTCGGAAATGAAGCAGGACGACAACGCCACGTTTGAAACCGTCACCGACGTGGCCCCGGCCGAAGTGCTGGCTACGTTCCAGCGTTACGGCGTGGACACCATGATCCACGGCCATACCCATCGCCCTGCCATCCACAGCGTGACTGCCGGCGACGGCAGCTGCACCCGCATCGTGCTGGGCGACTGGTACGAACAGGGCTCGGTACTGCGCGTTGACGCCGACGGCTTCCGCCTGGAAGCGCTGAGCTGA
- a CDS encoding phosphatase PAP2 family protein, whose protein sequence is MPLLPPEGIAAREARWCRRANRYGRRRGIRRLFSVLSRLGDGVFWYMLMGALVLADGLDGLQASAHMAATGVLALTLYKLLKRWTRRPRPFAADMRIRAWVAPLDEYSFPSGHTLHAVSFTVVALAYYPWLAPLLLPFTLGVALSRVVLGLHYPSDVLAATVIGVLLGAGSLQLLPLLAG, encoded by the coding sequence ATGCCATTGCTGCCGCCTGAAGGCATCGCCGCACGCGAGGCACGCTGGTGCCGCCGAGCAAACCGCTATGGCCGTCGCCGTGGAATCCGCCGTCTGTTCTCGGTGCTCAGCCGCCTCGGTGACGGCGTGTTCTGGTACATGCTGATGGGCGCCTTGGTACTGGCCGATGGCCTGGACGGCCTGCAGGCCTCCGCACACATGGCAGCCACCGGCGTGCTGGCGCTGACCCTGTACAAGCTGCTCAAACGCTGGACCCGCCGCCCGCGTCCGTTCGCCGCCGATATGCGCATCCGCGCCTGGGTCGCACCGCTGGATGAATACAGCTTCCCATCCGGCCACACCCTGCATGCAGTGTCCTTCACCGTGGTGGCACTGGCCTATTACCCGTGGCTGGCGCCGCTGCTGCTGCCCTTCACGCTCGGCGTGGCCCTGTCGCGGGTGGTGCTGGGACTGCATTACCCCAGCGATGTGCTGGCCGCCACCGTCATCGGCGTACTGCTGGGGGCCGGCTCGTTGCAGCTTTTGCCGCTGCTCGCCGGCTGA
- a CDS encoding glycosyltransferase family 4 protein: protein MRFAIVTETYPPEVNGVALTVQGLEHGLRNRGHDVDVVRPRQQQDSTGAAHEVLVRGAGLPRYPGLRFGLPAPLRLARQWQQQRPDAIYVATEGPLGWSAMRTARRLGIPVASGLHTRFDEYLPDYGAAWLQATALRWMRRFHNQAEATLVPTRELQQFLLDNGFSRARLLARAVDGSQFDPNKRDDALRAEWGIEGEGFAVIYVGRIAAEKNLALTIKAFRRIQQQRPKARFVWVGDGPMREKLAEQNPDFIFCGVQRGEALARHFASGDLFLFASRSETFGNVTLEAMASGVATVAFNYGAAREHLQNGYSGVAVDSDENFIAAAVQLAGDDEMRSLLGANASRAMQRLHPEHVVAEFEALLSELASRRRCHAIAAA, encoded by the coding sequence ATGCGCTTTGCGATCGTCACCGAGACCTATCCACCGGAGGTCAATGGCGTTGCCCTGACCGTGCAGGGCCTGGAACACGGGCTACGCAACCGCGGCCACGACGTTGATGTGGTGCGGCCGCGGCAGCAACAGGACAGCACCGGCGCCGCCCATGAAGTGCTGGTTCGCGGTGCCGGCCTGCCGCGCTACCCCGGCCTGCGTTTTGGCCTGCCCGCCCCCTTGCGGCTGGCCCGGCAATGGCAACAACAACGCCCGGACGCGATTTACGTGGCCACGGAAGGCCCGCTAGGCTGGTCGGCAATGCGCACCGCGCGCCGGCTGGGCATCCCGGTTGCCTCGGGGCTGCACACCCGTTTTGATGAATACCTGCCCGACTACGGCGCCGCCTGGTTGCAGGCCACCGCATTGCGTTGGATGCGGCGTTTCCACAACCAGGCAGAAGCCACCTTGGTCCCCACCCGCGAACTGCAGCAATTCCTTCTGGACAACGGTTTTTCACGTGCACGCTTGCTGGCACGCGCGGTGGACGGCAGCCAGTTCGATCCCAATAAACGCGACGACGCGCTGCGTGCCGAATGGGGCATCGAGGGCGAAGGCTTTGCGGTGATCTACGTCGGCCGCATTGCCGCCGAAAAAAACCTCGCACTGACGATCAAGGCCTTCCGCCGCATCCAGCAGCAGCGCCCGAAAGCCCGCTTCGTCTGGGTGGGCGATGGACCGATGCGCGAGAAGCTGGCCGAGCAGAATCCGGACTTCATTTTCTGCGGCGTGCAGCGTGGCGAGGCGCTCGCCCGGCACTTCGCCAGCGGCGACCTGTTCCTGTTCGCCAGCCGCAGCGAAACCTTCGGCAATGTCACCCTGGAAGCCATGGCCAGCGGCGTGGCCACCGTCGCCTTCAACTATGGCGCCGCCCGCGAGCACCTGCAGAACGGCTATAGCGGGGTTGCCGTGGACAGCGATGAGAACTTCATCGCCGCCGCCGTGCAGCTGGCCGGCGATGACGAGATGCGCAGCCTGCTCGGCGCCAACGCCAGCCGCGCGATGCAACGCCTGCATCCAGAGCACGTGGTAGCCGAGTTCGAAGCCCTGCTCAGCGAACTGGCCAGCCGGAGACGTTGCCATGCCATTGCTGCCGCCTGA
- the ppx gene encoding exopolyphosphatase: MPQSSMTPPPLQDGDLLAAIDLGSNSFHMVIARYLLGQLRVVDRLRETVRMADGLDGKGGLSPEARQRALECLARFGQRIRNIPPYRVRALATNTVRQLRSPLSFLMPAETALGHAIEVVSGREEARLIYLGVAHAQPPKPDQHRLVIDIGGGSTEFIIGQGMQTLERESLQAGCIASTRRFFPGGKLSKKRWKDALTEIGAEFQPFANKYKALGWQEALGSSGTHKAISEICAAMKLSKGAITAEALPQLREELLRAKNINEIQLPTLSNERRPIIAGGVLVLEAAFQALGLQKLLVSKAAMREGILYDIMGRANDNDPRDESVAALTLRYAIDETQARRVEATAQRLFEQVAEAWKLDVDDARMLGWAARLHELGLMIAHSGYHIHGSYVLEHSDIAGFSRQEQQMLAALIRTHRRGIPKTAFDALPERLLLPAKRTAALLRLAVLLHRAHEPDPIPTLELSVDGNTLSLILAKDFIDARPLLRADLVGEAEGMTGLGISFRPFVA; encoded by the coding sequence ATGCCCCAGTCCTCAATGACCCCACCGCCCCTGCAGGACGGCGACCTGCTTGCCGCCATCGACCTGGGTTCCAACAGTTTCCATATGGTCATCGCGCGCTACCTGCTCGGGCAGCTGCGGGTGGTGGACCGCCTGCGCGAAACCGTGCGCATGGCCGATGGCCTGGATGGCAAGGGCGGCCTGTCCCCCGAAGCCCGCCAGCGCGCGCTGGAATGCCTGGCGCGTTTCGGCCAGCGCATCCGCAACATTCCGCCCTACCGCGTGCGCGCCCTGGCCACCAACACCGTGCGCCAGCTGCGCTCGCCGCTGTCGTTCCTGATGCCGGCCGAGACCGCGCTGGGCCACGCCATCGAAGTGGTCAGCGGCCGCGAGGAAGCGCGTCTGATCTACCTCGGGGTTGCCCATGCGCAGCCGCCCAAACCCGACCAGCACCGCCTGGTCATCGACATCGGCGGCGGCTCCACCGAGTTCATCATCGGCCAGGGCATGCAGACGCTGGAACGCGAAAGCCTGCAGGCCGGCTGCATCGCCAGCACAAGGCGCTTTTTCCCCGGCGGCAAGCTTAGCAAGAAACGCTGGAAGGACGCGCTCACCGAGATCGGCGCCGAATTCCAGCCCTTCGCCAACAAGTACAAGGCGTTGGGCTGGCAGGAGGCCTTGGGTTCTTCCGGCACGCACAAGGCGATCAGCGAGATCTGCGCGGCGATGAAGCTGAGCAAGGGCGCGATCACCGCCGAAGCGCTGCCGCAGTTGCGCGAAGAGCTGCTGCGCGCCAAGAACATCAATGAAATCCAGCTGCCAACGCTGTCGAACGAGCGCCGGCCGATCATCGCCGGCGGCGTGCTGGTGCTGGAGGCGGCCTTCCAGGCCCTGGGCCTGCAGAAGCTGCTGGTCAGCAAGGCGGCGATGCGCGAAGGCATCCTCTACGACATCATGGGCCGCGCCAATGACAACGATCCGCGCGACGAATCGGTGGCCGCGCTGACCCTGCGTTACGCCATCGATGAAACCCAGGCACGGCGCGTGGAAGCCACCGCGCAGCGGCTGTTCGAGCAGGTGGCCGAGGCCTGGAAGCTCGACGTGGATGATGCGCGCATGCTGGGCTGGGCCGCGCGCCTGCACGAGTTGGGGTTGATGATCGCGCACAGCGGTTACCACATCCACGGCAGCTACGTGCTGGAGCATTCGGATATCGCCGGCTTTTCGCGCCAGGAGCAGCAGATGCTGGCGGCGCTGATCCGCACCCATCGCCGCGGCATTCCCAAGACCGCCTTCGACGCCCTGCCCGAGCGCCTGCTGCTGCCGGCCAAGCGCACGGCAGCGCTGCTGCGCCTTGCGGTGCTGCTGCACCGCGCGCACGAGCCCGACCCGATCCCGACGCTGGAACTGTCGGTAGACGGCAACACCTTGTCGCTGATCCTTGCCAAGGATTTCATCGACGCACGCCCGCTGCTGCGTGCCGATCTGGTCGGCGAGGCAGAAGGCATGACCGGGCTGGGGATCAGCTTCAGGCCCTTCGTGGCCTGA